The following proteins are encoded in a genomic region of Mycobacterium sp. 155:
- a CDS encoding choline dehydrogenase, with amino-acid sequence MNTTYDYIVVGAGSAGCILATRLSEDAQVNVLLIEAGGSDRNLFIAMPGGLPFVYQDKKIGWGYQSGPEPTLDGKTIDEKAGKVVGGGSSINAMIYNRGNPLDYDGWADDGLTDWSYAHCLPYFRKMETFADGADDWRGDSGPLHITRAAAKHRLYERFLTSGTAAGFELTPDHNGYRQEGLHIAQSFIDDGVRWSAPRAYLRGALRRPNLHLLTKSEVARIVVENDAAVGVELRGPERTEIHCRREVILAAGAMNTPRLLLLSGIGPADELRDLGVPVLADVPGVGRNLQNHPGVDLQFATDDADSLTSQLGLVGRAKLSAEWLLRRKGLGANNFFEAGAFLATRDDVAFPNMQWEFLPLTRKLQGHKLIPIPGFQFWMDLSRPESRGSVTLKSADPSVPPSIVFNHYSSRQDLRDMVDGIRLTRRIVAQSGLGDVVRGELTPGPDLTSDRDLEVFVRKATNTSYHPSGTCRMGSDADAVVDGDGRVQALASLRVVDASIMPKVVTANLNAPVMMMAEKIADKVRGRTPLPPSTADYYVSR; translated from the coding sequence GTGAATACGACCTACGACTACATCGTCGTCGGCGCTGGATCAGCCGGCTGCATCCTCGCCACTCGCCTCTCCGAAGACGCGCAAGTCAATGTCCTGCTGATCGAGGCGGGCGGTTCTGACCGAAATCTGTTCATCGCCATGCCGGGCGGCCTGCCGTTCGTCTACCAGGACAAGAAGATCGGCTGGGGCTACCAGTCCGGACCCGAACCGACGCTGGACGGCAAGACCATCGACGAGAAGGCCGGCAAGGTGGTCGGCGGCGGATCGTCGATCAACGCGATGATCTACAACCGCGGAAACCCGCTGGACTACGACGGCTGGGCCGACGACGGCCTGACGGACTGGAGCTACGCGCACTGCCTGCCGTACTTCCGCAAGATGGAGACCTTCGCCGACGGCGCCGACGACTGGCGTGGCGACAGCGGCCCGCTGCACATCACCCGCGCTGCCGCCAAACACCGCCTGTACGAGCGCTTTCTGACCAGCGGCACGGCGGCTGGATTCGAACTCACTCCCGATCACAACGGCTACCGGCAGGAAGGTCTGCACATCGCGCAGTCGTTCATCGACGACGGCGTTCGCTGGAGCGCACCCCGAGCGTACTTGCGCGGCGCGCTGCGGCGGCCGAACCTGCACCTGCTCACCAAGTCCGAGGTTGCGCGCATCGTCGTCGAAAACGACGCAGCAGTCGGCGTCGAGCTACGCGGGCCCGAGCGGACCGAGATCCACTGCCGGCGCGAAGTGATCCTTGCCGCCGGCGCGATGAACACGCCGCGCTTGCTGCTGCTCTCCGGAATCGGCCCGGCGGACGAGCTTCGCGACCTCGGGGTGCCGGTGCTCGCCGACGTCCCAGGGGTCGGCCGGAACCTTCAGAACCACCCAGGCGTAGACCTTCAGTTCGCTACCGACGACGCTGATTCGCTCACCTCGCAGCTCGGGTTGGTCGGCCGCGCCAAGCTCAGTGCCGAGTGGCTTCTGCGTCGAAAAGGGTTGGGCGCCAACAACTTCTTCGAAGCCGGGGCGTTCCTGGCGACTCGCGACGACGTGGCCTTTCCCAATATGCAGTGGGAGTTCTTGCCGCTCACCCGAAAACTGCAGGGCCACAAGCTGATTCCGATTCCCGGCTTCCAGTTCTGGATGGACCTGTCTCGGCCGGAAAGCCGCGGCAGTGTCACGTTGAAGTCCGCCGACCCGTCGGTGCCGCCGAGCATCGTGTTCAACCACTACTCGTCGCGGCAGGACCTCCGGGACATGGTCGACGGTATCCGGCTGACGAGGCGGATCGTGGCCCAGTCGGGTCTCGGCGACGTCGTGCGCGGCGAGCTCACTCCGGGACCGGACCTGACCTCCGATCGCGACCTCGAGGTATTCGTGCGAAAAGCCACCAACACCTCCTACCACCCGTCCGGCACCTGCCGGATGGGCTCGGACGCCGATGCCGTCGTCGACGGCGACGGGCGGGTCCAAGCGCTGGCCAGTCTGCGCGTCGTGGACGCGTCGATCATGCCGAAGGTGGTGACGGCCAACCTCAATGCGCCGGTGATGATGATGGCGGAGAAGATCGCTGACAAGGTTCGCGGCCGCACGCCGCTGCCACCGTCGACGGCGGACTACTACGTGTCGCGCTGA
- a CDS encoding putative nucleotidyltransferase substrate binding domain-containing protein, whose translation MPTESAAELAELLAQCQPFDSLSPADLAGAVAAAKIAEYEPGDLILDAFATTPTEICVVISGEVNLWFDPERIDEGPADKFTRGAPLGFTAVLSGRPVGPRIVAKTKATIARLPAESVVPAFASRSGARYLADHISHVRGLTASTPRYTLLSDLVYREPLVVRADESVTALAQRMTELGLPYAAVHTGDGQFGLVTDEALRRKVIGEGLPRESPASAVMDYPAITASASTSSADALITLLDYGVSFLLVTGDDGRLKGAVGERDFMLAPTTAGVSLNVRIRQARSIDDLATYAGRVPAMLADILARGLTADRVIAVYSALIASITRRAIFLVFDHEEFDDLSIDAFTWLSLGSTGRREAVPSSDVDAAVTFADSYEDQIPHYREAFSVVGDVLQLCGIGVDTHHAFPSHPGFSRTDSQWREAAQGWLTKPQQNQGTIMASLLVDARPIFGDPALPEPARVFRDFNRHPATVELLLQDSLSRRARLLSVRDRIIGRDDRFDIKGRGLLPIVNIARWASLSVGSPELHTTERLRVAAGSEVLTDRSASRLIEAFDALQLLRLEHQLRQIEAGQHPDDIINLDELSGIDRSTIEQTIKEVADVQRRMGRVAHMNSGAELVKRGQPGANSRKTGSPATRPTKQSRQERDR comes from the coding sequence ATGCCCACTGAGAGTGCGGCCGAACTTGCCGAACTGCTGGCGCAATGCCAGCCGTTCGATTCGCTGAGCCCAGCCGATCTCGCCGGCGCGGTGGCCGCGGCCAAGATCGCGGAGTACGAGCCGGGCGACCTGATTCTGGACGCCTTCGCGACGACGCCGACCGAAATCTGTGTGGTGATATCGGGGGAGGTCAACCTCTGGTTCGATCCGGAACGGATCGATGAGGGTCCGGCCGACAAGTTCACCCGAGGAGCGCCGCTCGGGTTCACGGCGGTGCTGTCTGGGCGACCGGTGGGCCCGCGGATCGTTGCGAAGACGAAGGCGACCATCGCTCGCTTGCCGGCCGAGAGCGTCGTCCCGGCGTTCGCGTCACGCAGCGGTGCGCGTTATCTGGCCGACCATATCTCGCACGTGCGCGGACTGACTGCGTCGACACCCCGGTACACGCTGCTGTCCGACTTGGTCTACCGAGAGCCGCTCGTCGTGCGTGCCGACGAATCGGTGACTGCGCTGGCGCAGCGCATGACCGAGCTGGGCCTCCCGTACGCCGCCGTCCACACCGGCGACGGCCAGTTCGGCCTGGTGACCGATGAAGCCTTGCGCCGGAAGGTAATCGGGGAAGGCCTGCCCCGGGAATCCCCCGCGAGTGCGGTGATGGACTACCCCGCGATCACCGCTTCGGCGAGCACGTCATCGGCTGACGCCCTGATCACGCTGCTCGACTACGGCGTCTCTTTCTTACTCGTGACCGGCGATGACGGGCGTCTCAAAGGCGCGGTAGGTGAGCGTGACTTCATGCTCGCGCCAACCACTGCCGGTGTCAGCTTGAACGTACGGATCAGGCAGGCGCGCAGTATCGATGATCTGGCCACCTACGCGGGTCGGGTTCCGGCGATGCTGGCCGACATTCTGGCGCGCGGCCTGACGGCGGATCGGGTGATTGCGGTCTATTCGGCGCTGATCGCCTCGATCACCCGGCGCGCGATCTTCTTGGTCTTTGATCACGAGGAGTTTGACGACCTATCAATCGATGCCTTCACCTGGCTCTCGCTCGGCAGCACCGGTCGTCGGGAAGCGGTTCCCTCGTCCGACGTCGATGCCGCGGTGACCTTCGCGGATTCGTACGAGGACCAGATCCCGCACTACCGCGAAGCATTCAGCGTCGTGGGGGACGTGCTCCAGCTCTGCGGCATCGGTGTCGACACTCACCACGCATTCCCGTCGCACCCGGGGTTCTCTCGAACCGACTCGCAGTGGCGGGAGGCGGCACAAGGCTGGCTGACCAAGCCCCAGCAGAACCAGGGCACCATCATGGCCTCACTCCTGGTGGACGCTCGGCCGATCTTCGGCGACCCGGCGCTGCCGGAACCCGCGCGCGTCTTTCGCGATTTCAACCGGCATCCGGCGACGGTCGAACTGCTGCTGCAGGATTCGCTCTCGCGCCGCGCGCGGCTGCTCTCGGTGCGCGACCGGATCATCGGGCGCGACGACAGGTTCGACATCAAAGGCCGCGGACTGCTGCCGATCGTCAACATCGCCCGGTGGGCCTCGCTCAGCGTCGGTTCGCCGGAGCTGCACACCACCGAGCGGCTGCGGGTTGCGGCGGGGTCGGAGGTGCTCACCGACCGCTCCGCCAGCCGATTGATCGAAGCGTTCGACGCGCTCCAACTACTCCGGCTGGAACACCAGTTGCGCCAGATCGAGGCGGGCCAGCACCCCGACGACATCATCAACCTCGACGAACTCTCGGGGATAGACCGCAGCACGATCGAACAGACGATCAAAGAGGTCGCCGACGTGCAGCGTCGCATGGGACGCGTCGCGCACATGAACTCCGGTGCCGAACTGGTCAAACGCGGCCAACCGGGGGCGAACTCGAGGAAGACCGGGTCGCCCGCAACCAGGCCCACAAAACAGAGCCGGCAAGAGCGAGACAGGTAA
- a CDS encoding metallophosphoesterase translates to MTIRVAVIGDVGGHVEELRRELRSLGTSATGVLPDDLVVIQVGDLVHRGPDSDGVIRLVDYYLNTYPDQWIQLLGNHEVYYLRPNTFVWWDRIGYLEQRILKKWWREEKLHAAVAVETDDEEFLVTHAGVTEKFWREHLHAPRTASEAARRINSLARTGCETLYGGGAMLGAPNPMVGPIWASRNDELVPGWEGTTLPFSQVHGHSGSHGECDHPTTTYDPELHHEETRLAGGRLIGIDPGHLAEATPRWGAFVVTTDSRPTLA, encoded by the coding sequence ATGACCATCCGGGTGGCCGTGATCGGTGACGTCGGTGGGCACGTTGAGGAGTTGCGTCGGGAGCTGCGTTCGCTGGGCACGTCGGCTACCGGCGTGCTTCCCGACGACCTCGTCGTGATTCAGGTGGGCGACCTCGTGCACCGCGGTCCCGACTCCGACGGTGTCATCCGCCTCGTCGACTATTACCTGAACACCTACCCGGACCAGTGGATCCAGCTCCTCGGTAACCACGAGGTCTACTACCTGCGGCCGAATACCTTTGTGTGGTGGGACCGGATCGGCTACCTGGAGCAGCGCATCCTGAAGAAGTGGTGGCGTGAGGAGAAGCTTCATGCGGCGGTTGCCGTCGAGACCGACGACGAGGAGTTCTTGGTGACGCACGCCGGTGTCACCGAGAAGTTTTGGCGCGAGCACCTCCATGCTCCCCGTACCGCGTCGGAGGCCGCGCGCCGAATCAACAGCCTTGCCCGCACCGGATGCGAGACGCTCTACGGCGGCGGTGCCATGCTCGGCGCGCCGAATCCGATGGTGGGCCCGATCTGGGCCAGCCGTAATGACGAGCTGGTTCCTGGGTGGGAAGGCACGACGCTCCCATTCAGTCAGGTGCACGGGCACAGTGGCTCGCACGGCGAGTGCGACCATCCAACGACAACCTACGATCCTGAGCTTCATCACGAGGAAACCCGCCTGGCCGGCGGTCGTCTGATCGGCATCGACCCCGGACACCTCGCCGAAGCGACCCCTAGGTGGGGCGCCTTCGTCGTCACGACCGACTCCCGACCCACGCTCGCATGA
- a CDS encoding MFS transporter, whose product MSVNDDALTEFSDDPAVLARKRRFMQRMVIVLVGGMFIDGYILGIIGPVAHTIEQDARFTTAWIGLEAASAMIGILVGSPLGGWLADKVGRKPILFWDLAMFTVFSAMQFFVDGPAQLFIVRLLMGLAVGIEYAVGWPMLAEFVPNRLRGKLMSLTLVAWYGGFMIAFIIGYFMDQAGIDWRITLGTSTFIAGGLLLGRIGLPESPRWLWSQGRTEEAHGLVFEYLDTEYQTDMMKAASGGPKGSFKMLFSPAVWRATVFMSIFWACAVTPYFAIATFADGLLGDIGMEGLMRGVILAVFAWFGVIFTMLMIDRWKRRTMTVPTQWLAGALLVLIAIMGSFVLPVDQVGVLSMIMLILFLAYSFVNAMYNVMTTIYPAEIFPTEVRAIGTGFAAAVSRLGAAAGLFLIPLSMEHFGFTWTMVFAGVVAFVGAIVSQILAPETSGKSLSELAGDISH is encoded by the coding sequence ATGTCTGTGAACGACGACGCCCTTACGGAATTCTCCGACGACCCGGCGGTTCTGGCGCGTAAGCGACGGTTCATGCAGCGGATGGTCATCGTGCTGGTCGGCGGTATGTTCATCGACGGCTACATCCTCGGCATCATCGGCCCGGTCGCTCACACCATTGAGCAAGACGCCCGGTTCACCACCGCCTGGATTGGCCTCGAGGCGGCCTCGGCGATGATCGGCATCCTCGTCGGCTCCCCGCTCGGCGGCTGGCTGGCCGACAAGGTGGGTCGCAAGCCGATTCTGTTCTGGGACCTCGCGATGTTCACCGTCTTCTCGGCAATGCAGTTCTTCGTCGACGGACCGGCGCAACTGTTCATCGTCCGTCTGTTGATGGGTCTGGCCGTCGGTATCGAATACGCGGTCGGCTGGCCAATGCTCGCGGAGTTCGTGCCGAACCGGCTGCGCGGCAAGCTGATGAGCCTGACGCTGGTCGCCTGGTACGGCGGCTTCATGATCGCGTTCATCATCGGCTACTTCATGGACCAGGCCGGCATCGACTGGCGGATCACGCTGGGCACCAGCACGTTCATCGCAGGCGGGCTGCTCCTCGGCCGCATCGGATTGCCCGAGTCGCCCCGATGGTTGTGGTCTCAGGGCAGAACAGAGGAGGCACACGGGCTCGTCTTCGAGTACCTCGACACCGAATACCAGACGGACATGATGAAGGCCGCCAGCGGCGGTCCGAAGGGCAGCTTCAAGATGCTGTTCTCGCCGGCCGTGTGGCGGGCGACGGTCTTCATGTCGATCTTCTGGGCCTGTGCGGTCACCCCGTACTTCGCTATCGCGACCTTCGCCGACGGCCTGCTGGGCGATATCGGCATGGAGGGCCTGATGCGCGGTGTGATCCTGGCGGTGTTCGCCTGGTTTGGCGTCATCTTCACGATGTTGATGATCGACCGGTGGAAGCGGCGCACCATGACGGTTCCGACGCAATGGCTCGCTGGTGCGCTACTGGTCCTCATCGCGATCATGGGTAGCTTCGTGCTTCCCGTGGACCAGGTCGGCGTCTTGTCGATGATCATGCTGATCCTCTTCCTGGCGTACTCGTTCGTCAACGCGATGTACAACGTGATGACGACGATCTACCCGGCGGAGATCTTCCCGACCGAGGTCCGGGCGATCGGCACCGGGTTCGCGGCGGCGGTCAGCCGCCTCGGTGCGGCTGCTGGTCTGTTCCTGATCCCGCTCTCGATGGAGCACTTTGGTTTCACGTGGACGATGGTCTTCGCGGGCGTTGTCGCCTTCGTCGGTGCGATCGTGTCGCAGATCCTGGCCCCGGAGACCAGCGGTAAGTCGCTGAGTGAATTGGCTGGTGATATCAGCCACTGA